The Leptospira hartskeerlii genome contains a region encoding:
- a CDS encoding class I SAM-dependent DNA methyltransferase: MILESYQIGTQKNHPKIALDLGCGTCKIWKFLPSSTELWGIDNSPEMLQIADSQAIRGIRKLGDLLSFPPMNKSFDLVFSVHDTLNYFQREEDLSRVFAQVSGVLEKKGVFFFDVSTAENFRKNFQDKVLKETHGKTKLVWKNEFDPKTSILKTSLEFSLNGISEVEEHFHRAYPLETWSKLLQNSGLEILGIGSDYEAWEIFPKANYWNFMCLKI; encoded by the coding sequence ATGATTTTGGAATCTTACCAGATTGGAACCCAAAAAAACCATCCCAAAATTGCTTTGGATCTTGGCTGCGGCACCTGCAAAATTTGGAAATTTCTACCATCTTCTACAGAGCTTTGGGGAATCGACAATTCTCCTGAAATGCTCCAAATCGCCGATTCTCAAGCAATTAGAGGGATCCGGAAATTAGGGGACCTTCTCTCCTTCCCCCCTATGAACAAATCCTTTGACCTTGTTTTTTCAGTCCATGACACCTTAAATTATTTTCAAAGAGAAGAAGATCTCTCTCGGGTATTTGCCCAAGTTTCGGGTGTCTTGGAGAAGAAAGGAGTCTTCTTTTTCGATGTGAGCACCGCTGAAAATTTTCGAAAAAATTTTCAGGATAAGGTCCTGAAAGAGACCCATGGGAAGACAAAACTTGTCTGGAAGAACGAATTTGATCCGAAAACTTCCATTTTAAAGACCAGTTTAGAATTTTCTCTGAACGGTATTTCTGAGGTGGAAGAACATTTTCATAGAGCTTATCCGCTTGAAACGTGGTCGAAGTTACTACAAAATTCAGGCCTCGAAATTTTAGGAATTGGCTCGGATTATGAGGCATGGGAAATTTTTCCAAAGGCCAATTATTGGAATTTTATGTGCTTAAAAATTTAA
- a CDS encoding GldG family protein: MRELLRPLLEISRSPWFGLVNGILLFILLNGIFSAIPCKADLSRSGRFQITSSTVKVLKELDDPLYIDAFYSSEIPGEYKARAELSKELLKEISKIGKENVSLRFYDPSASEEDARKAAELGLEPQILQQTSRNSASVKQAFMGIVLTIGHKTEVLSFAFFTEDLEYQILNSIRKMQRQDLDSGIVLLKSQGNLSIQEQGSPKDRIEIFARRVLRGEYGPILELDLETEDLPPETEVVLWIGGGTLSKNTERKLDKFIIEGGSLLLLSKTMEFKTNAERGSFGLLSGDLGAGLAQRNPYSEEMVRFLEHYGIRINYDIILEPDHSLPMGSVIEIEPGVLGKYPYPPWIVPDQKSKTLDNHSLFTKNQESLLIPWSSSLNILPEKQKEVQFTILAKSGKDAESRMEPISLGEKQILSTPIQANGGPFILGVYAEGKFTSYFSDAKQKALDLQSQNKSPKTGRILVFGSPYLVSDLLAFPEFSEILKNSNIPFLLNAIDILKGETDLLEVRSKQSAVLKLKPLPFFLETSISLFHLFLVPCLLALYAFRRLKRRNG, translated from the coding sequence ATGAGAGAATTACTCCGTCCCTTATTAGAAATCTCTAGATCTCCTTGGTTTGGGCTCGTAAACGGAATATTACTGTTTATTCTTTTAAATGGGATCTTCTCCGCAATTCCATGCAAAGCGGATCTTTCCAGATCAGGAAGATTCCAAATTACTTCAAGCACTGTAAAAGTATTAAAAGAACTAGATGATCCACTGTATATAGACGCTTTTTATTCTTCAGAGATCCCAGGCGAATATAAGGCAAGAGCAGAACTTAGCAAAGAGCTCTTAAAAGAAATCTCTAAGATCGGAAAAGAAAATGTTTCCTTACGATTTTATGATCCTTCTGCATCGGAAGAAGATGCAAGAAAGGCAGCGGAGTTAGGACTCGAACCTCAGATACTGCAACAAACTTCTAGAAATTCCGCTTCAGTCAAGCAGGCATTTATGGGGATAGTCCTAACCATAGGCCATAAAACAGAAGTTTTATCTTTTGCTTTCTTCACGGAAGATCTAGAATACCAGATCTTAAATTCTATCCGCAAAATGCAAAGACAGGACTTAGACTCGGGGATTGTTCTATTAAAATCGCAAGGGAATCTTTCCATCCAAGAACAAGGTTCTCCTAAAGATAGAATAGAAATTTTCGCAAGAAGAGTTCTTCGAGGTGAATATGGTCCGATTTTAGAATTAGATTTGGAAACAGAAGATCTTCCCCCGGAAACTGAAGTGGTACTTTGGATCGGAGGAGGAACTCTTTCTAAAAATACAGAACGTAAGCTAGACAAATTCATTATAGAAGGAGGAAGTTTACTCCTTCTATCCAAAACAATGGAGTTCAAAACGAACGCAGAAAGAGGAAGTTTTGGACTTCTTTCCGGTGATCTTGGAGCTGGACTCGCACAAAGAAATCCTTACTCGGAAGAGATGGTCCGATTTTTAGAACATTACGGAATTCGAATTAATTATGATATTATCCTAGAACCGGATCATTCCTTACCAATGGGCTCAGTGATCGAAATAGAACCCGGAGTTTTAGGAAAATATCCTTATCCCCCCTGGATCGTTCCGGACCAAAAATCAAAAACTTTAGACAATCACAGTTTGTTTACCAAAAACCAGGAAAGTCTTCTCATACCTTGGTCTTCCAGTCTCAACATTCTGCCCGAAAAACAAAAAGAAGTTCAGTTTACTATATTAGCAAAAAGTGGAAAAGATGCAGAATCCAGAATGGAGCCGATTTCTTTAGGAGAAAAACAAATCCTTTCCACCCCAATCCAAGCAAATGGAGGTCCTTTTATTCTAGGAGTTTATGCGGAAGGAAAATTTACTTCTTATTTCTCGGACGCCAAACAAAAAGCACTGGATCTGCAATCTCAAAACAAGTCACCGAAAACTGGTAGGATCCTAGTATTTGGATCCCCTTATTTAGTCTCCGATCTTCTGGCATTTCCAGAATTTTCGGAAATACTCAAAAACTCGAATATTCCTTTTTTATTAAATGCGATCGATATACTTAAAGGAGAAACGGATCTTTTAGAAGTTCGCTCCAAACAGTCTGCGGTTTTAAAACTAAAACCTTTACCATTCTTCTTAGAAACTTCGATCAGTTTATTTCATTTGTTTTTGGTTCCATGTTTATTAGCTCTTTATGCTTTTCGCCGATTAAAAAGAAGGAACGGATGA
- the lmtA gene encoding lipid A Kdo2 1-phosphate O-methyltransferase has translation MALIEELDQQGNFLFRWRSYIPGFILLLCLYSLSKFEFLEDSYEINLYYAGACFVVSLLGLAVRCFVIGYAPARTSGRNTKEQVADVVNQEGIYSLVRHPLYLGNFLMYLGPVLYFRDVPLLLVFSLFFGFYYERIMFAEEKFLRDKFGQDYLNWADKIPAFIPKFSGYVKPKLGFSFRNILKREYPSLFGILVIFVVFDYAASFKVGFGDWREPWTVITEPQIWAFGIGAAFYTIVRVIVKTTKWLVVEGR, from the coding sequence ATGGCATTAATCGAAGAATTGGATCAGCAGGGGAATTTTCTATTTCGCTGGAGATCTTATATACCTGGATTTATTCTTCTCCTTTGTCTATACTCCTTAAGCAAGTTCGAATTTTTAGAAGATTCTTACGAGATCAACTTATACTACGCGGGTGCTTGTTTTGTAGTTAGCTTACTCGGCTTAGCGGTTCGTTGTTTTGTGATCGGTTACGCTCCCGCTCGCACTTCCGGCAGAAATACAAAAGAACAAGTAGCGGATGTGGTCAACCAAGAGGGAATTTATTCCTTAGTTCGCCATCCACTTTACTTAGGAAATTTCTTAATGTATTTGGGACCGGTCCTGTATTTCAGAGACGTTCCTTTACTTTTAGTATTTTCCTTATTTTTCGGATTCTATTACGAAAGAATAATGTTCGCGGAAGAAAAATTCTTAAGAGATAAATTCGGCCAGGATTATTTAAACTGGGCGGATAAGATCCCTGCATTCATTCCTAAATTTTCAGGTTATGTAAAACCTAAACTCGGCTTCTCATTCAGAAATATTCTGAAAAGGGAATATCCAAGCTTATTCGGGATCTTAGTGATCTTCGTAGTATTCGACTATGCTGCAAGTTTTAAGGTAGGATTCGGAGATTGGAGAGAACCTTGGACAGTGATCACCGAGCCTCAAATCTGGGCATTCGGAATTGGCGCTGCGTTTTATACAATCGTTAGAGTTATAGTAAAAACCACCAAGTGGTTGGTGGTAGAAGGCAGATAA
- a CDS encoding STAS domain-containing protein, with the protein MAKLTIQNKHGIVRFENQLLDGYEKVFDEISEQASRAHIQNLTLDMTPTKKITSSGVAKLLTLRNLLDHFGVKLEVVNLQPTLMDVLRKFKVDTMLRIKA; encoded by the coding sequence ATGGCCAAATTAACGATACAAAATAAACACGGAATCGTTCGTTTCGAAAATCAACTTCTGGACGGATACGAAAAAGTTTTCGATGAGATTTCGGAACAGGCATCCAGGGCGCATATCCAAAACCTTACTTTGGACATGACACCAACCAAAAAAATTACTTCTAGCGGCGTTGCAAAGCTACTCACTCTTAGAAACCTTTTGGATCATTTCGGAGTAAAATTAGAGGTAGTGAATCTTCAACCTACTCTAATGGATGTGCTTCGTAAGTTCAAAGTGGATACAATGCTCCGCATCAAGGCATAA
- a CDS encoding LIC_11502 family protein, whose amino-acid sequence MQEGEETSLYSISGGIPLQELLIAAKEAGLDLPKERTRPLGRILLAGLLGALRGFEERGLSPFLPTHKYIFAEIVSDLTDAYSILSQESDEKMILQAACDFGIKKVYHLEWKLYSSRDLF is encoded by the coding sequence ATGCAGGAAGGAGAAGAAACATCCTTATATTCTATATCAGGAGGAATTCCTCTCCAGGAACTTTTAATCGCGGCAAAAGAAGCCGGCTTGGATCTTCCTAAAGAAAGAACAAGACCCTTGGGCAGGATTTTACTCGCAGGACTTTTAGGAGCGCTGCGTGGATTTGAAGAGAGAGGACTTTCTCCCTTCTTACCTACTCATAAATATATCTTTGCCGAGATCGTTTCAGATCTAACCGATGCTTATTCTATCCTATCCCAAGAATCGGATGAAAAAATGATTTTACAAGCAGCTTGCGACTTCGGGATCAAAAAAGTATATCACTTAGAATGGAAATTATACTCTTCCCGTGACTTATTCTAA
- a CDS encoding ABC transporter ATP-binding protein — MASLQVSDLSKSYFGKVAISNLNFTIPKNKITGLLGPNGAGKTTALRILTGFIQPDKGSVLLDGVSLEKDPQKIKRRLGYLPESSAIYPDMTVGEYLDFIGNARGMDSSFFKKRKREVLEICDLRSQTFSLAGILSKGTRQRLALAGALLHDPDWVVLDEPSSGLDPIQISHFREVLRNLGKNKIVLLSTHILSEVEETCDHALVLHKGNLVADLPVSEFKRSDSVLLIAKADKEILKKVLEGKNVQILSAEKEGEYTKFRLESSSLKPEEIFEIIRKESFPISEYKISQKSLESVFQDLVSD; from the coding sequence GTGGCCTCTCTTCAGGTATCCGATCTTTCTAAATCCTATTTTGGGAAGGTCGCGATTTCCAATCTAAATTTCACCATTCCTAAAAACAAGATCACAGGTTTACTTGGACCTAACGGTGCAGGTAAAACAACCGCGCTTAGAATACTTACCGGATTTATACAACCAGATAAGGGTTCCGTTCTTCTAGACGGAGTCTCTTTAGAAAAAGATCCTCAAAAGATAAAACGAAGATTGGGTTATCTTCCGGAATCTTCCGCAATCTATCCGGATATGACTGTGGGAGAATATTTGGATTTCATCGGAAATGCAAGAGGAATGGATTCCTCCTTCTTCAAAAAAAGAAAAAGAGAAGTATTAGAAATTTGTGATCTAAGATCCCAAACTTTTTCTTTAGCTGGTATCTTATCCAAAGGCACAAGACAGAGATTGGCTTTAGCAGGAGCATTACTTCATGATCCGGATTGGGTTGTTTTAGATGAGCCTAGTTCAGGTTTAGATCCGATCCAAATTTCTCATTTCAGAGAAGTACTGCGAAATTTAGGAAAAAATAAAATAGTATTATTATCCACTCATATACTTTCAGAAGTGGAAGAAACCTGCGACCATGCCCTGGTTCTACATAAAGGGAACCTAGTTGCGGATCTTCCGGTTTCGGAATTCAAAAGATCTGATTCAGTTCTTCTAATAGCCAAAGCGGACAAAGAAATTTTGAAAAAAGTTTTAGAAGGTAAGAACGTTCAGATCCTTTCCGCAGAAAAAGAAGGTGAATATACAAAATTCAGATTGGAATCTTCTTCCCTCAAGCCGGAAGAAATATTTGAGATCATTCGAAAAGAGTCTTTTCCGATTTCAGAATATAAGATTTCTCAAAAGTCCTTAGAATCAGTCTTTCAGGACCTGGTATCCGATTAA
- a CDS encoding Pr6Pr family membrane protein, which yields MQTSKLNLTLARLVFASTALVCFIGVLLELWYAYYHKSSLPPNAGFTRTFGPGIDSLLNQFSFFTTQSNLILGITTLLLALNLHRTSSAFHIWRLIGIINITITGIVFNFVLQTVPKNDIIADTASRLEHDIAPIIAVIGWIIFGPANKVTLRRILLAAILPIAYAIFTLIRGAIMEWYPYNIMDVPRLGYSGVSINIVGIFVLFLLIAGFLALIDKFLSSKFGRISFPSS from the coding sequence ATGCAAACTTCTAAACTGAATCTTACTCTGGCTCGGTTAGTATTCGCTTCTACCGCTCTGGTTTGCTTTATAGGTGTACTATTAGAACTTTGGTATGCCTACTATCACAAATCATCTCTTCCGCCAAACGCAGGTTTTACTCGAACATTCGGTCCTGGAATAGACAGCCTACTCAATCAATTTTCTTTTTTTACGACTCAGTCCAATTTAATTTTAGGGATTACTACTTTACTCCTTGCATTAAATTTGCATCGGACTTCTTCCGCTTTTCATATATGGAGGTTGATCGGGATAATAAATATTACAATCACCGGGATTGTTTTTAATTTCGTTCTGCAGACTGTACCTAAAAATGATATCATCGCAGATACTGCGAGCAGATTAGAACATGATATCGCTCCCATAATTGCAGTGATCGGTTGGATCATCTTCGGGCCGGCAAATAAAGTAACTCTTCGCAGAATTCTTTTAGCCGCCATTCTTCCGATAGCATATGCTATATTCACTCTAATTAGAGGCGCGATTATGGAATGGTATCCCTATAATATTATGGATGTTCCGCGCCTAGGTTATTCAGGAGTTTCGATAAACATTGTAGGGATCTTTGTCCTATTTTTGTTGATCGCAGGATTTTTGGCGTTAATAGATAAATTTCTATCTTCAAAATTTGGTAGAATCTCTTTCCCAAGCAGTTAA
- a CDS encoding DUF4340 domain-containing protein, whose translation MMDFSKLSDLLRSTYKEYPQILLFFANILLAILLLIVKDPWDWFKKTYQNSEPFYKTKSEEIQTIISGRKGQESILNRNLDGWKAELPSGLILPGDSARIEELIQTCLHLRKFTLLSESNSVSKEEFGLGGDEPIIELKDVSGNSLGKILIGAPVRKGQGTYILDEKNQIWLVKENLKSVTGGGKLDFFLSRSLIPPFPSREKVSKIAISGLSSINFSLSKQDENWILETSGGQIVAYPEEVENYLEEIKKLSADEVLLEKSEELTAVPKDRNFKIEIVTNTDRYLVSPVGMTKLGSYVFQREGLSYRLILDPWNLERILQKDLADFSTRFRSP comes from the coding sequence ATGATGGATTTTTCAAAGCTTTCAGACCTTCTTCGCAGCACATATAAAGAATATCCGCAAATCCTATTATTTTTTGCGAATATACTTTTAGCTATTTTACTTCTAATTGTAAAAGATCCTTGGGATTGGTTCAAAAAGACCTACCAAAATTCGGAGCCATTCTATAAAACCAAATCAGAAGAGATACAAACGATTATCAGCGGCCGCAAAGGACAAGAAAGTATTCTCAATCGAAATTTGGATGGATGGAAAGCCGAGTTACCTTCGGGGCTAATACTGCCCGGAGATTCTGCCAGGATCGAAGAATTGATCCAAACCTGTTTGCATTTACGTAAATTCACTTTGCTCTCTGAATCCAATTCAGTCTCTAAGGAAGAATTCGGATTAGGAGGAGATGAACCAATCATCGAACTTAAAGACGTTTCCGGAAATTCTCTCGGAAAAATTCTAATAGGGGCACCGGTCAGAAAGGGACAAGGAACTTATATCCTGGATGAAAAAAACCAAATCTGGTTAGTTAAAGAAAATCTAAAATCTGTAACAGGTGGAGGCAAACTGGATTTTTTCCTAAGTAGATCTCTAATTCCTCCCTTCCCTTCCAGAGAAAAAGTTTCGAAGATAGCAATTTCAGGACTTTCCTCCATAAATTTTAGTTTAAGTAAACAAGATGAGAATTGGATCTTAGAAACTTCCGGCGGGCAGATCGTCGCATATCCAGAAGAAGTGGAAAACTATCTGGAAGAGATCAAAAAACTAAGTGCAGACGAAGTTCTTTTGGAGAAGTCGGAAGAACTTACTGCAGTTCCTAAAGACAGGAATTTTAAAATAGAAATAGTGACGAACACGGACCGTTATTTAGTTTCTCCGGTTGGAATGACCAAGTTAGGAAGTTATGTTTTCCAGAGAGAGGGCCTAAGCTACAGATTGATCTTGGATCCTTGGAACCTGGAGAGGATCCTACAAAAGGATCTTGCAGACTTTTCTACCAGGTTCCGTTCTCCTTAA
- the queG gene encoding tRNA epoxyqueuosine(34) reductase QueG, with the protein MLLESKELLDRLKNIAETNGFQLFGVGPASVPPEDKENILHWVEEGRHGNMDWYPKNMNLRLELEGLGFKPESVIALGALYNDPEYENLDLPYRFSRYAMGEDYHSVLRKKASDLLEFLRKKFPNQKFRQGVDSLPVPEKILAREAGLGWIAKNTNLIHEEYGSFFFISLIFTDLPLSFVSVKAKDRCGTCRACLDSCPTGALEPYKIDARKCISYKTIEDRSENVDFLYGWVYGCDICQEICPWNQVKARKKGWKTEIGEFKIRDLFKKENLSDLDEKEFKTYFQDSAVSRISYKQMKRNLTAWERDSTKF; encoded by the coding sequence ATGCTTCTCGAAAGTAAAGAACTTCTGGATAGGCTGAAAAATATCGCAGAGACAAACGGATTCCAGTTATTCGGAGTGGGGCCTGCTTCTGTTCCGCCCGAGGACAAGGAGAATATTCTTCACTGGGTAGAAGAAGGTCGTCATGGAAATATGGATTGGTATCCGAAAAACATGAACCTCCGATTAGAACTGGAAGGGCTCGGATTCAAACCTGAATCAGTGATCGCGTTAGGCGCATTATATAATGATCCTGAATATGAAAACTTAGATCTGCCTTATCGTTTTTCCAGATACGCGATGGGAGAAGATTATCATTCCGTTCTTCGTAAAAAAGCTTCCGATTTGTTGGAGTTTTTAAGAAAGAAGTTTCCGAACCAAAAATTTAGACAGGGAGTAGATTCTCTTCCTGTTCCTGAAAAAATTTTAGCAAGAGAAGCAGGTCTTGGTTGGATCGCGAAAAATACGAATCTCATTCATGAAGAATATGGGTCCTTCTTCTTTATCAGTTTAATATTTACTGATCTTCCCTTGAGTTTTGTTTCCGTAAAAGCAAAGGATAGATGTGGGACATGTAGAGCCTGTCTAGATTCTTGTCCAACAGGCGCATTGGAGCCTTACAAAATTGATGCTCGAAAATGTATCTCTTATAAAACGATAGAAGATAGATCCGAAAATGTAGATTTTCTATATGGTTGGGTATATGGATGCGATATTTGCCAAGAGATCTGTCCTTGGAATCAGGTTAAAGCCCGTAAGAAAGGTTGGAAAACGGAAATAGGTGAATTTAAGATCCGAGATCTATTTAAAAAAGAAAATCTCTCGGATCTGGATGAGAAAGAATTCAAAACTTATTTTCAGGATTCCGCAGTCAGTAGGATCTCCTACAAGCAGATGAAAAGAAATTTAACTGCTTGGGAAAGAGATTCTACCAAATTTTGA
- a CDS encoding ABC transporter permease subunit gives MKLPNLPPGLVAVFKKEWASYFNTPIGYVFSILYLFLSSFLFFYGLGEGSFWDRKVAGMEEYFVWTPLLFVVFVPAITMRLWSEEKRSGSLEILFTLPISKWEIVGAKFLAAWAFLGFTVCLSISIPFFIWAFGDLDLGIVFVGYVGCLLLGGAYISLGIFLSSFGRDQISSYILTVLVCLFFFLLGTQPVLKFFGGGPSAFAYLFALSSHFESFRLGIMDLSDTLYFFSFISANLAGNFFFLRRNYP, from the coding sequence ATGAAACTTCCGAATTTGCCTCCGGGACTTGTTGCCGTTTTTAAAAAAGAATGGGCCAGTTATTTTAATACTCCAATAGGCTATGTATTCTCAATTTTATACTTATTTCTATCTTCCTTCTTATTCTTTTACGGTCTAGGAGAAGGTTCTTTCTGGGACAGAAAAGTTGCCGGAATGGAAGAATACTTCGTATGGACTCCCTTACTATTCGTCGTATTTGTTCCTGCGATCACTATGAGACTTTGGTCCGAAGAAAAAAGATCAGGAAGTTTGGAGATCTTATTCACTTTACCAATCTCAAAATGGGAAATCGTCGGTGCAAAGTTTTTGGCTGCCTGGGCATTTTTAGGATTCACTGTTTGTTTAAGCATTAGTATCCCGTTTTTTATCTGGGCATTCGGAGATTTAGATTTAGGGATCGTATTTGTTGGATACGTCGGCTGCTTATTGCTCGGAGGAGCTTATATCAGTCTTGGGATCTTTCTTTCTTCTTTCGGACGAGATCAGATCAGTTCTTATATTCTCACAGTCCTTGTTTGCCTTTTCTTTTTTCTGTTAGGAACCCAACCTGTTCTGAAATTTTTCGGAGGAGGACCTTCTGCATTTGCGTATTTATTCGCACTATCTTCTCATTTTGAATCCTTTCGTTTGGGGATTATGGATCTTTCGGATACTCTTTACTTTTTTAGTTTTATCTCGGCAAATCTAGCAGGGAACTTTTTTTTTCTTAGGAGAAATTATCCATGA
- a CDS encoding DUF350 domain-containing protein: MDFVWKYISLLGRDLAFFVLGFLVFYIGKKLKDWTEPRKLDEELVKSDNSALALSLSGYYIGVIILFITIVSHPGEKGDLLGDLFQVSSFSILGVLLLLLSQKINDGLILGGIDAIEEIYEKRNLAVASVLFGGTIASSFFIAAALNGDIGEKVFPQGLGIAVSPLVEKTIVGAIISVIFFSVGQIGMILFSVYYKLWIPYKLRLELEEKQNLAAGTAFAGALLAIGILLTRALFREFESLYQTGILLLLDLGLAFIIIPILHFFADWVVLPGSTLKEEIERDQNFGAGLLEAVVLVSFSAIIFFAV; the protein is encoded by the coding sequence ATGGATTTCGTTTGGAAATATATTTCTTTACTAGGTAGGGATCTCGCCTTTTTCGTTTTAGGATTTTTAGTTTTTTACATCGGTAAAAAATTGAAAGACTGGACGGAGCCTCGCAAGTTAGACGAGGAATTAGTAAAATCCGATAACAGCGCCTTAGCACTGAGTCTATCCGGTTATTATATCGGGGTCATTATATTATTTATCACTATAGTTTCTCATCCTGGGGAAAAAGGAGATCTGCTCGGAGATCTTTTCCAAGTGTCTTCCTTTTCTATCTTAGGAGTTCTTCTTCTTCTTCTCTCCCAAAAGATCAACGATGGTTTGATCTTAGGCGGGATAGACGCAATCGAAGAAATTTATGAAAAAAGAAACCTAGCAGTAGCCTCCGTTCTATTCGGAGGGACCATCGCGAGCTCCTTTTTTATCGCGGCTGCATTGAATGGAGATATAGGAGAGAAAGTATTTCCGCAAGGTTTGGGAATTGCAGTTTCTCCGCTTGTGGAAAAGACCATCGTCGGAGCCATTATCTCCGTGATATTCTTCTCCGTGGGACAGATCGGGATGATCTTATTCTCAGTATATTATAAACTTTGGATCCCTTACAAACTCAGATTAGAGTTGGAAGAAAAACAGAATTTGGCGGCAGGAACTGCATTTGCAGGAGCTTTACTTGCTATAGGGATTTTACTCACCAGAGCATTGTTTAGAGAATTTGAATCCTTATACCAAACAGGGATCTTATTATTGTTAGATCTGGGTCTTGCATTCATTATCATTCCTATTTTACATTTTTTTGCAGACTGGGTTGTGTTGCCTGGTTCCACATTAAAGGAAGAAATTGAAAGGGACCAAAATTTCGGAGCAGGGCTTTTGGAAGCGGTGGTGCTTGTATCCTTCTCCGCTATCATATTTTTCGCGGTTTGA
- the map gene encoding type I methionyl aminopeptidase, with protein MIYIKNKTEIEKMRAAGKLAAALLDYISGFIQPGISTLAINDLCEEFTKKNGGKSAPLGYKGFPKSVCTSINEVVCHGIPKAIDVLKEGDIVNVDVTPIVDGYHGDSSRTFIVGGKTSPEVERLVKDAERAMWIGIEQVKPGNRVSDIANAIDDYLTPKGYGIVRDLMGHGIGRGFHEEPQIPHYRSGRKLAKLEPGMTFTIEPMVNLGTWEVIFSKKDGWTVTTKDGKWSAQFEHTILVTEKGYEILTQA; from the coding sequence TTGATCTACATCAAGAACAAGACTGAAATCGAGAAAATGAGGGCGGCGGGCAAACTAGCCGCCGCGCTTCTGGACTATATATCCGGGTTCATTCAACCCGGTATAAGTACCCTTGCGATCAATGATCTCTGTGAAGAGTTCACTAAGAAGAATGGAGGCAAGTCGGCGCCTCTAGGTTACAAGGGTTTTCCGAAATCAGTTTGTACTTCTATCAATGAAGTCGTTTGTCATGGGATCCCTAAGGCGATCGACGTTTTGAAAGAAGGGGATATCGTCAACGTAGATGTGACTCCTATCGTGGACGGATATCATGGTGATAGTTCCCGTACTTTTATCGTAGGTGGTAAGACTTCTCCCGAAGTGGAACGCTTAGTAAAAGATGCAGAACGTGCCATGTGGATCGGGATAGAGCAAGTCAAACCTGGAAATCGTGTTAGCGATATAGCAAATGCGATCGATGACTATTTAACTCCTAAAGGATATGGGATCGTTAGAGATCTAATGGGTCACGGAATAGGAAGAGGTTTTCACGAAGAGCCTCAAATTCCTCATTACCGCTCCGGCCGTAAACTAGCCAAATTAGAACCTGGAATGACCTTCACTATAGAACCGATGGTGAATTTAGGGACCTGGGAAGTGATCTTTTCTAAAAAGGATGGATGGACTGTTACTACAAAGGACGGAAAATGGTCCGCCCAGTTCGAACATACCATTCTTGTCACTGAAAAAGGCTATGAAATTTTAACCCAAGCATAG